A genomic segment from Candidatus Atribacteria bacterium encodes:
- a CDS encoding xylose isomerase, translating to MKENKSLHSICRWTFNAGKGGFVPDDMRPEWNSKNFSTVDMIKLVKNRVAPRLPENIELGIEVHYDNEFNEKNSSEIADALVDSKIYLAMVTPGAHKPFAYGGIASLDPVERKSAEEFGERTVALTYGPLRKAWHPDPSKWPTFVLWNGSFGYDLSSIGISQMYQHLKESIAKLCKYEEKLGGNLYFALEPKPNEGHPALLIPTVASALVFWNKLEEEFKITRNKKGVNKEFGHSEMIGLDHVYDTVEEIDNHALVHMHLNSQGYNDGIILGGPGKYDIDHGTRVNGMNIAIAGLIREAGFNRWKGHDMQVRPYDNEEQGIDRVIRSVLSWEACAQAAQELDKEQLMKYLNNRETAKAEDMMRESLINAQKYFDRMYKE from the coding sequence ATGAAAGAAAATAAATCATTACATAGTATCTGTCGATGGACTTTTAATGCGGGGAAGGGTGGTTTTGTCCCGGATGATATGAGACCAGAATGGAATTCTAAAAATTTTAGTACTGTTGATATGATTAAGCTGGTAAAAAATAGAGTTGCTCCGAGATTACCGGAAAATATAGAGTTAGGGATTGAAGTGCATTACGATAATGAATTTAATGAAAAGAATAGTTCTGAAATTGCCGATGCTTTAGTAGATTCCAAGATATATCTGGCCATGGTAACTCCGGGAGCACATAAACCTTTTGCTTATGGTGGGATAGCTTCCTTAGACCCTGTAGAGAGAAAATCAGCAGAAGAATTCGGAGAGAGGACGGTTGCTCTTACTTATGGACCTCTCCGGAAAGCCTGGCATCCCGATCCCTCAAAATGGCCAACTTTTGTCCTTTGGAATGGTTCCTTTGGTTATGACCTTTCATCTATAGGAATTTCCCAAATGTATCAGCATCTTAAGGAGAGTATTGCAAAACTTTGCAAATATGAAGAAAAATTAGGAGGAAATCTCTATTTTGCCTTAGAACCAAAACCCAACGAAGGACATCCGGCTCTTTTAATCCCAACCGTTGCCAGTGCCCTGGTCTTTTGGAATAAATTAGAAGAAGAATTTAAAATTACTCGTAACAAAAAGGGAGTGAATAAAGAGTTTGGGCATTCAGAGATGATAGGGCTTGACCATGTATATGATACGGTTGAAGAGATAGATAACCATGCTTTAGTTCATATGCACTTAAACAGTCAGGGTTATAATGATGGTATCATTCTTGGCGGACCGGGGAAATATGATATCGACCATGGGACACGGGTTAATGGTATGAATATAGCCATAGCTGGTCTAATCCGGGAAGCAGGTTTTAATCGCTGGAAAGGCCACGATATGCAGGTAAGGCCATATGATAATGAAGAGCAGGGAATTGACAGAGTAATCAGAAGCGTACTAAGCTGGGAGGCCTGTGCCCAAGCTGCCCAAGAACTCGATAAAGAACA